The following are from one region of the Actinoplanes sp. L3-i22 genome:
- a CDS encoding ABC transporter ATP-binding protein — protein MTTQTVVLEDVRAAYGTGDRQVVALDGISVSFERGTFSAVMGPSGSGKSTLLHCAAGLDRPISGSIAVDGVVLDPLTEDQLTRLRRDRIGFVFQSFNLVSSLTAEQNVALPARLAGRRTPPGDIAEALTAVGLAGRLRHRPSELSGGEQQRVAVARALISRPAVVFADEPTGALDSATSRQILDLLRTLVDEHQQTVVMVTHDPVAAARADRIVFLADGRIADDVQGPLAPEQIAAHTTQLVEEPC, from the coding sequence ATGACGACGCAGACGGTTGTTCTGGAGGACGTCCGAGCCGCCTACGGCACGGGCGACCGGCAGGTGGTCGCGCTCGACGGCATCTCGGTGTCCTTCGAGCGCGGCACGTTCTCGGCGGTGATGGGCCCTTCGGGGTCCGGCAAGTCGACCCTGCTGCACTGCGCGGCCGGGCTCGACCGCCCGATCAGCGGCTCGATCGCCGTCGACGGTGTCGTGCTCGACCCGCTGACCGAGGATCAGCTCACGAGGCTGCGGCGGGACCGGATCGGCTTCGTGTTCCAGTCCTTCAATCTGGTCTCCTCTCTGACCGCTGAGCAGAACGTGGCGTTGCCGGCCCGGTTGGCCGGCCGCCGCACACCACCCGGCGACATCGCCGAGGCGCTGACCGCGGTCGGGCTGGCCGGGCGCCTCCGGCACCGCCCGAGCGAGCTCTCCGGCGGCGAGCAGCAGCGTGTCGCGGTCGCTCGCGCGCTGATCAGCCGTCCCGCGGTGGTGTTCGCGGACGAGCCGACCGGTGCTCTGGACAGTGCGACCTCGCGGCAGATCCTCGACCTGCTGCGGACGCTGGTCGACGAGCATCAGCAGACGGTGGTCATGGTGACCCATGATCCGGTCGCCGCCGCCCGTGCCGATCGGATCGTGTTCCTCGCCGACGGCCGGATCGCCGACGACGTCCAGGGGCCGCTGGCGCCGGAGCAGATCGCCGCTCACACCACGCAGTTGGTGGAGGAGCCGTGCTGA
- the ctaD gene encoding cytochrome c oxidase subunit I: MTTVAPRPTPVRPHPVRRQIRGSALGRTLRTTDAKQIGIMYMITSIVFYMVGGVMALLMRAELARPGMQILSPEQFNQLFTMHGTAMLLFFATPIVFAFGNFVVPIQIGAPDVAFPRLNAFAYWLYLFGTLIAISGFFTPGGAADFGWFAYTPLSDSVHSPGIGGNCWVVGLAISGLGTILGSVNLITTILTLRAPGMTMFRMPIMCWNMLVTALLAIMVFPFFAAALFALAADRVLGAHVFDVDTGGPMLWQHLFWFFGHPEVYIIALPFFGIITEVIPVFSRKPLFGYKGLVGATIAIAALSMSVWAHHMYATGQVLLPFFSFLTFMIGVPTGMKFFTWIGTMWRGQVSFETPMVWAIGFLVTFLFGGLSGIILASPPMDFHVSDSYFVVAHFHYVLFGTIVFAVFAGIYFWFPKMFGRMLDERLGKLHFWLTFIGFHMTFLVQHWVGTQGMPRRYADYLPTDGFTTLNTISSIGSFILGAATLPFLYNVWKSYKFGKTVIADDPWGYGNSLEWATSSPPPLRNFDRMPRIRSERPAFDLKFPHLAAGEQSLAGPPEGGARPLRKESDGGASYSEDIASDRDRKKKR; the protein is encoded by the coding sequence ATGACCACCGTCGCCCCGAGGCCGACCCCCGTCAGACCCCATCCGGTCCGCCGGCAGATCAGAGGGTCCGCGCTGGGCCGGACTCTGCGCACCACCGACGCGAAGCAGATCGGGATCATGTACATGATCACCTCGATCGTCTTCTACATGGTCGGTGGCGTGATGGCGCTGCTGATGCGCGCCGAACTGGCCCGCCCGGGCATGCAGATCCTGTCCCCGGAGCAGTTCAACCAGCTCTTCACCATGCACGGCACGGCCATGCTGCTGTTCTTCGCGACGCCGATCGTGTTCGCGTTCGGCAACTTCGTGGTCCCGATCCAGATCGGCGCCCCCGACGTCGCGTTCCCGCGGCTCAACGCGTTCGCCTACTGGCTCTACCTGTTCGGCACGCTGATCGCGATCAGCGGCTTCTTCACCCCGGGCGGCGCGGCCGACTTCGGCTGGTTCGCCTACACCCCGCTCAGCGACTCGGTGCACTCGCCGGGCATCGGCGGCAACTGCTGGGTGGTCGGCCTGGCCATCTCCGGCCTGGGCACGATCCTCGGCTCGGTCAACCTGATCACCACGATCCTGACCCTGCGCGCGCCCGGCATGACCATGTTCCGGATGCCGATCATGTGCTGGAACATGCTGGTCACCGCCCTGCTGGCGATCATGGTGTTCCCGTTCTTCGCGGCCGCGCTGTTCGCGCTCGCGGCCGACCGGGTGCTCGGCGCGCACGTGTTCGACGTCGACACCGGCGGCCCGATGCTCTGGCAGCATCTGTTCTGGTTCTTCGGTCATCCCGAGGTGTACATCATCGCCCTGCCGTTCTTCGGCATCATCACCGAAGTCATTCCGGTGTTCAGCCGGAAACCGCTCTTCGGCTACAAGGGCCTGGTCGGCGCGACCATTGCGATCGCCGCCCTGTCGATGAGCGTCTGGGCGCACCACATGTATGCCACCGGCCAGGTGCTGCTGCCGTTCTTCAGCTTCCTCACCTTCATGATCGGCGTGCCGACCGGCATGAAGTTCTTCACCTGGATCGGCACCATGTGGCGCGGCCAGGTCAGTTTCGAGACGCCGATGGTGTGGGCGATCGGCTTCCTGGTGACGTTCCTCTTCGGTGGCCTCTCCGGCATCATCCTGGCCTCGCCGCCGATGGACTTCCACGTCTCCGACTCGTATTTCGTGGTGGCGCACTTCCACTACGTACTGTTCGGCACGATCGTGTTCGCGGTCTTCGCCGGCATCTACTTCTGGTTTCCGAAGATGTTCGGCCGGATGCTCGACGAACGCCTCGGCAAGCTGCACTTCTGGCTGACGTTCATCGGCTTCCACATGACGTTCCTGGTGCAGCACTGGGTCGGCACCCAGGGCATGCCCCGCCGTTACGCGGACTATCTGCCGACCGACGGCTTCACCACGCTGAACACGATCTCGTCGATCGGCTCGTTCATTCTCGGCGCGGCCACGCTGCCGTTCCTCTACAACGTGTGGAAGTCCTACAAGTTCGGCAAGACGGTCATCGCGGACGACCCGTGGGGTTACGGCAACTCGCTGGAATGGGCCACGTCCAGCCCGCCGCCGCTGCGCAACTTCGACCGGATGCCGCGGATCCGTTCCGAGCGGCCGGCTTTCGACCTGAAATTCCCGCACCTCGCGGCCGGTGAGCAATCCCTGGCCGGTCCGCCGGAGGGCGGCGCGCGGCCGCTTCGCAAGGAATCCGACGGCGGGGCGTCGTACTCCGAGGACATCGCCTCCGACCGGGACCGCAAGAAGAAACGCTGA
- a CDS encoding alpha/beta fold hydrolase: MHYARTADGVTIGYQVFGRGPVLVWMPSLSNIAAQWRIPAMRAAYEALARELTIVLYDGRGMGASDRRIDLDDLGVDAHLRDLRAVLDDAGIQSASLLGYYHAAATAIAFAAREPSRVDRLVLFGGAARMREAMRPAQTQALLSLVDQDWGLFADAAAAAWLGWDSAPSGRWTAEAFRTATTAPVARAWFSAAEEIDVTAELRLVQAPALVLHRQSEQQIPVEVFRRLADGLPDARLVELPGTTPTLFLENPEQDVRLVTDFVLGTTEPPPPTAGNRPAPATPPHPSTLPAATASSATASPPSPTTAPSSLVSTPPSPATASRDTATAPRDTATAPRDTATAPRDTATAPRDTGPPPNPERPLGPARPLGPATAPRDVAAPRFPLAPGVGGRRGSGGELTPREVEVLGLVAGGDSNSEIARRLGIAVHTVERHLGNVYRKIGARGRADAVAYALRGMTENRHHE, from the coding sequence ATGCACTACGCGCGGACCGCGGACGGCGTGACGATCGGTTACCAGGTCTTCGGGCGGGGTCCGGTGCTGGTGTGGATGCCGTCGCTCAGCAACATCGCCGCGCAGTGGCGGATTCCGGCGATGCGGGCGGCGTATGAGGCGCTGGCCCGGGAATTGACGATCGTGCTGTACGACGGCCGCGGGATGGGCGCGTCCGACCGCCGGATCGACCTCGACGATCTCGGCGTCGACGCGCATCTGCGCGATCTGCGGGCCGTTCTGGACGACGCCGGAATCCAATCGGCGTCACTTCTCGGCTATTACCACGCGGCGGCCACCGCGATCGCTTTCGCCGCCCGGGAGCCGTCCCGGGTCGACCGGCTCGTGCTGTTCGGCGGCGCCGCCCGGATGCGCGAGGCGATGCGGCCGGCGCAGACCCAGGCGCTGCTGTCCCTTGTCGATCAGGACTGGGGCCTGTTCGCGGACGCCGCGGCGGCGGCCTGGCTGGGCTGGGACTCGGCGCCGTCCGGGCGCTGGACAGCGGAGGCCTTCCGCACGGCGACCACCGCCCCGGTGGCCCGAGCCTGGTTCTCGGCGGCCGAGGAGATCGACGTGACCGCGGAGTTGCGCCTGGTCCAGGCGCCGGCCCTGGTCCTGCACCGGCAGAGCGAACAGCAGATCCCGGTGGAGGTCTTCCGGCGCCTGGCCGACGGCCTCCCGGACGCACGGCTGGTGGAGTTGCCCGGCACCACACCGACGCTGTTCCTGGAGAACCCGGAGCAGGACGTCCGCCTGGTGACCGATTTCGTCCTCGGCACCACGGAACCGCCCCCACCCACCGCCGGCAACCGCCCGGCGCCAGCCACCCCGCCCCACCCTTCCACCCTCCCCGCCGCCACCGCCTCCTCCGCCACCGCCTCGCCGCCCAGCCCCACCACCGCGCCATCCAGCCTGGTCAGCACCCCGCCCAGCCCGGCCACCGCGTCGCGCGACACCGCCACCGCGCCGCGCGACACCGCCACCGCGCCGCGCGACACCGCCACCGCGCCGCGCGACACCGCCACCGCGCCGCGCGACACCGGGCCGCCGCCCAACCCCGAACGGCCGCTCGGCCCCGCACGCCCGCTCGGCCCGGCCACCGCGCCGCGCGATGTCGCTGCGCCGCGCTTTCCCCTCGCGCCGGGCGTTGGTGGCCGCCGGGGCTCGGGTGGGGAGCTCACGCCTCGGGAGGTGGAGGTGCTGGGGCTGGTTGCGGGTGGGGACTCCAACTCCGAGATCGCTCGGCGGCTCGGGATCGCGGTGCACACGGTCGAGCGCCACCTCGGCAACGTCTATCGCAAGATCGGGGCTCGTGGCCGGGCCGACGCGGTCGCTTATGCGCTGCGCGGGATGACGGAAAACCGCCATCACGAATGA
- a CDS encoding FtsX-like permease family protein encodes MLRLRRTIGALVAVVVGIALVTLALLLIVAGRPKIPDRLAAAAVIVQAPASHSPADQFSPAIPWPGARAEEMGSRLAALPGVAAAVADRSFYAQAVVGGEPSETVVQGHGWSSARLGGGRLVAGEPPRRPGEVVLDRALGLRAGSTVTVLTAAGPTAYTVTGLIDAPGILVSDEAAARLSPGVGAIGLVLAPGADAGSVAKAARDSGGAAGTVLTGDERGALEPGADARTRWIGMQVLTGVAALAGFVTVFVVASTFAFTVTQRRREMGLLRAVGATPRQVRRMVYGEALLVGSVGAVLGAIIGAAVAPMAARILIDVGFEPATYEVRYSALPLLGALVLGPLVALAGAWTAARRASRVRPLEALREAAVEQRSMGRLRWITGGLLMAAGVALAVGTATSDDAQDGATFALYGAMALVTGMVALAPAAIPLLVRLLRLPMRRGGGTIGLLVREGALSAARRTASTAAPVLLTVAFAVLVSGMVRTSTAAYAAGRAADVAAGRVMVPDRTPGLSDATVSAATGAAILPTTVFGPDQRALLALGVEPATFAEADRGARVVSGSANGLRDTDTVVVTESAHLSPGGTCPVVFADGQRIALRIVAVVADGSIRGDLLLSRETVRRHDPSALTSAVYLDRDVPAGLGARVIDTAAWAAEADSSEDRLVWMFTLMLIGVSAGYGAIAVANTLMMAAEGRAPDLRVVRLAGATRRQVAGYVAAESTLVVAIGAVLGGVVALGALLAIRAGLSEQTGAAVPLVVPWPVVAGVIGSCLLLALVAGALPTRRMLRAPALHSPQADL; translated from the coding sequence GTGCTGAGGCTGCGCCGGACGATCGGTGCGCTGGTCGCCGTGGTGGTCGGGATCGCGCTGGTCACCCTCGCCCTGTTGTTGATCGTCGCGGGCCGGCCGAAGATCCCTGACCGGCTCGCCGCCGCCGCGGTGATCGTTCAGGCGCCGGCGAGCCACAGCCCCGCCGATCAGTTCTCACCGGCGATTCCGTGGCCGGGTGCGCGAGCCGAGGAGATGGGCAGTCGACTCGCGGCCCTTCCGGGGGTCGCGGCCGCGGTGGCGGACCGTTCCTTCTACGCCCAGGCCGTCGTCGGCGGGGAGCCGTCCGAGACCGTCGTGCAAGGTCATGGCTGGTCATCGGCCCGCCTCGGGGGTGGGCGCCTGGTGGCCGGCGAGCCGCCCAGGCGACCGGGCGAGGTGGTGCTGGACAGGGCCCTGGGCCTTCGGGCCGGAAGCACGGTCACGGTGCTGACGGCGGCGGGGCCCACGGCGTACACAGTGACGGGTTTGATCGATGCTCCGGGCATTTTGGTCTCGGACGAAGCGGCCGCGCGACTGTCCCCGGGTGTCGGCGCGATCGGGCTGGTCCTGGCGCCGGGCGCGGATGCCGGTTCGGTGGCGAAGGCCGCGCGCGACAGCGGCGGGGCGGCGGGGACGGTGCTGACCGGCGACGAGCGGGGAGCGCTGGAGCCGGGTGCGGACGCCCGGACACGCTGGATCGGGATGCAGGTCCTCACCGGGGTGGCGGCGCTGGCCGGCTTCGTCACGGTGTTCGTCGTCGCGTCCACGTTCGCCTTCACCGTCACCCAGCGACGGCGGGAGATGGGCCTGCTGCGGGCGGTCGGGGCTACGCCTCGGCAGGTGCGGCGGATGGTGTACGGCGAAGCGTTGCTGGTCGGCAGCGTCGGAGCGGTCCTCGGCGCGATCATCGGTGCCGCCGTGGCTCCGATGGCCGCACGGATTCTCATCGACGTGGGGTTCGAGCCGGCGACGTATGAAGTGCGGTACAGCGCGTTGCCGCTGCTGGGCGCGCTCGTGCTCGGTCCGCTGGTGGCTCTCGCCGGCGCTTGGACCGCTGCGCGCCGGGCCTCCCGGGTGCGACCGCTGGAGGCGCTGCGCGAGGCTGCCGTCGAGCAACGCTCGATGGGGCGGCTGCGTTGGATCACGGGCGGTCTGCTGATGGCGGCCGGTGTTGCGCTGGCCGTCGGCACCGCGACCTCGGACGACGCCCAGGATGGTGCGACGTTCGCGCTGTACGGGGCGATGGCGCTGGTCACCGGGATGGTCGCGCTCGCGCCCGCAGCGATTCCGCTGCTCGTCCGGCTATTGCGGCTCCCGATGCGGCGCGGCGGTGGCACGATCGGCCTCCTGGTTCGTGAGGGCGCGCTGAGCGCGGCACGGCGAACCGCGTCCACGGCCGCGCCGGTGCTGCTGACCGTCGCGTTCGCGGTGCTCGTCTCAGGCATGGTCCGAACGTCGACGGCGGCCTACGCGGCGGGCCGGGCGGCAGATGTCGCGGCCGGCCGGGTGATGGTGCCGGACCGGACGCCGGGGCTGTCCGACGCCACGGTGAGCGCCGCGACCGGCGCAGCGATCCTGCCGACCACGGTGTTCGGGCCGGATCAACGGGCCCTTCTCGCCCTCGGCGTCGAGCCAGCCACGTTCGCCGAGGCGGATCGGGGCGCACGAGTGGTCTCGGGTTCGGCGAACGGCCTTCGCGACACGGACACCGTCGTGGTCACCGAGTCCGCGCACCTGTCTCCGGGAGGAACGTGTCCGGTGGTCTTCGCCGACGGGCAGCGGATCGCGCTGCGGATCGTCGCCGTGGTCGCCGACGGGTCGATCCGGGGTGACCTCCTACTGTCCCGCGAGACCGTGCGCCGGCACGACCCGTCCGCGCTGACCTCTGCCGTTTACCTGGACCGCGACGTTCCGGCCGGCCTCGGTGCCCGGGTGATCGACACGGCCGCCTGGGCTGCGGAGGCCGACAGCAGCGAGGACCGGCTGGTGTGGATGTTCACGTTGATGTTGATCGGGGTGTCGGCCGGATACGGCGCGATCGCCGTCGCCAACACGCTGATGATGGCGGCCGAGGGGCGTGCACCCGACCTCCGGGTGGTGCGCCTGGCCGGGGCGACCCGACGGCAGGTCGCCGGGTACGTCGCGGCGGAGTCCACGCTGGTGGTGGCGATCGGGGCGGTGCTGGGCGGGGTGGTCGCTCTCGGGGCGCTGCTGGCCATCCGTGCCGGGCTGAGCGAGCAGACCGGCGCGGCAGTCCCGCTGGTGGTGCCGTGGCCGGTCGTCGCCGGGGTGATCGGCTCGTGTCTGCTGCTCGCGCTGGTTGCCGGGGCCCTGCCCACCCGACGGATGCTGCGCGCGCCCGCGCTGCATTCCCCACAGGCAGACCTATGA
- a CDS encoding AraC family transcriptional regulator, with product MSRGRFTVGDGYAEYRGPATDGAAHRHAAFQIVIAAQLNPPGDAAHRHTVPQDVSAPPLNVAGSAVVDGASPPARPGVSSAASQGDVGVVDDAGIEHRGVALVVPPMVRHRLLPAADLVTFYVEPHSVFADDLRARYRDGIAAAPELHDLREIGEGRSRALDPRLVRAMRLLSERNLSMPELAAEVGLSPQRLRALARQQVGMPLPRWRVWAELRRAAEALRAGQSPAEAAVTAGFADQAHLTRRMREMVGLTPAAVLPILRAHPHPAP from the coding sequence GTGAGCAGGGGGCGGTTTACGGTCGGTGACGGGTATGCGGAGTACCGGGGACCGGCCACCGACGGCGCGGCCCATCGTCACGCCGCTTTCCAGATCGTCATCGCCGCGCAGCTCAACCCGCCCGGCGACGCGGCCCACCGCCACACCGTCCCCCAGGACGTCAGCGCCCCACCACTCAATGTGGCCGGCAGCGCGGTGGTCGACGGTGCCTCGCCGCCCGCGCGCCCTGGTGTCAGTTCGGCGGCTTCGCAAGGCGATGTGGGGGTGGTTGACGATGCGGGGATCGAGCATCGAGGGGTGGCCCTCGTCGTGCCGCCGATGGTGCGGCATCGGCTGCTACCCGCCGCGGACCTGGTGACGTTCTATGTCGAGCCGCACTCGGTGTTCGCGGACGACCTGCGCGCACGCTACCGGGACGGGATCGCCGCCGCGCCCGAACTGCACGACCTGCGCGAGATCGGCGAAGGGCGATCCCGGGCGCTCGATCCTCGGCTGGTCCGAGCGATGCGGCTGCTGTCGGAGCGGAACCTGTCGATGCCGGAACTGGCCGCCGAGGTCGGGCTCTCCCCGCAGCGCCTTCGTGCCCTGGCTCGGCAGCAGGTCGGCATGCCGCTCCCCCGCTGGCGGGTATGGGCCGAACTGCGCCGCGCCGCCGAAGCTCTGCGGGCCGGTCAGTCCCCGGCGGAGGCCGCCGTCACCGCGGGCTTCGCCGACCAGGCCCATCTGACTCGCCGCATGCGCGAAATGGTCGGCCTGACTCCAGCCGCAGTCCTCCCGATCCTCCGCGCCCACCCGCACCCGGCACCGTAA
- a CDS encoding pyridoxal phosphate-dependent aminotransferase, with amino-acid sequence MRRISERISGIAESATLAVDAKAKALRAAGRPVIGFGAGEPDFPTPEHIVEAAIEACRDPRNHKYTPAGGLPELREAIARQSGHPVEPSQVIVTNGGKQGVYQAFAALLDPGDEVLIPAPFWTTYPEAVRLAGGVPVAVNSDESTGYLVSADRLEAARTPRTKVLLMCSPSNPTGAVYAREQLSEIGNWALENELFVVTDEIYKNLVYGDAQFHSLPALVPGLADRTIVLDGVSKTFAMTGWRVGWMTGPKDLIGAALNLQSHLTSNVSNVSQVAGLAAVSGDRTAAARMRAAFDRRRRTIVDLLNDIPGVVCPEPQGAFYVYPSVKGLLGRPLRGRIPATSAELAAIVLDEAEVAVVPGEAFGTPGYLRFSYALSDADLAEGVHRFAKLVSEAG; translated from the coding sequence ATGCGCCGTATTTCTGAACGAATCTCCGGCATCGCGGAATCCGCCACGCTGGCCGTCGACGCCAAAGCAAAAGCCCTGCGCGCCGCCGGTCGGCCGGTGATCGGATTCGGGGCCGGGGAGCCCGATTTCCCCACGCCGGAGCACATCGTCGAGGCCGCGATCGAGGCCTGTCGCGACCCGCGGAACCACAAGTACACGCCGGCCGGCGGGCTGCCCGAGCTGCGCGAGGCGATCGCCCGCCAGTCCGGCCACCCGGTCGAGCCCAGTCAGGTGATCGTCACGAACGGCGGCAAGCAGGGCGTCTACCAGGCGTTCGCCGCGCTGCTCGACCCGGGCGACGAGGTGCTGATCCCGGCGCCGTTCTGGACCACCTACCCGGAGGCGGTCCGGCTGGCGGGCGGCGTCCCGGTCGCGGTGAACTCCGACGAGTCGACCGGCTACCTGGTGAGCGCCGACCGGCTGGAGGCCGCGCGAACCCCTCGTACCAAAGTGTTGTTGATGTGTTCTCCGTCGAACCCGACGGGCGCGGTCTATGCACGCGAGCAATTGTCGGAAATCGGCAACTGGGCCTTGGAAAATGAGCTTTTCGTCGTCACCGACGAGATTTACAAGAATTTGGTGTACGGCGACGCCCAGTTCCATTCGCTGCCCGCGCTCGTCCCCGGCCTCGCCGACCGGACGATCGTGCTCGACGGTGTGTCGAAGACGTTCGCGATGACCGGCTGGCGGGTCGGCTGGATGACCGGGCCGAAGGATCTGATCGGCGCGGCGCTGAATCTGCAGTCCCATCTGACATCGAATGTCAGCAATGTGTCGCAGGTCGCCGGGCTCGCCGCGGTGAGTGGTGACCGCACCGCCGCGGCGCGGATGCGGGCGGCTTTCGATCGGCGCCGCCGCACGATCGTCGACCTGCTGAACGACATTCCCGGGGTGGTCTGCCCGGAGCCGCAGGGCGCGTTCTACGTCTATCCGTCGGTGAAGGGGCTGCTCGGGCGTCCGTTGCGCGGCCGCATTCCGGCGACGTCCGCGGAACTCGCCGCGATCGTGCTGGACGAGGCGGAAGTGGCGGTGGTTCCCGGGGAGGCGTTCGGCACGCCGGGTTACCTGCGTTTCTCGTACGCATTGAGCGACGCCGACCTGGCCGAAGGCGTGCACCGTTTCGCGAAGCTGGTGAGCGAGGCGGGGTAA
- a CDS encoding response regulator transcription factor → MIRVLIVEDVALVRESFQMLVNSSEGCTAVGEAATGLEAVRLAGELQPDVVLMDVRMPEMDGIEATRLICRNPALSGVHVLILTTFDHDEYVYGALQAGASGFLLKDSPAGELLNAIQVVAAGEALLSPKVTRKLVSEFARQPRPGKPIPGSLDGVTEREREVLTLVGRGLSNDEIAAHLGLSVATVKTHVGRILAKLPVRDRAQLVIVAYETGLINVAS, encoded by the coding sequence GTGATCCGGGTGCTGATCGTCGAGGACGTGGCGCTGGTGCGGGAGAGCTTCCAGATGCTGGTCAACTCCAGCGAGGGGTGCACGGCGGTGGGGGAGGCGGCCACCGGCCTCGAAGCTGTTCGGCTCGCCGGCGAGCTCCAGCCGGACGTGGTGCTCATGGACGTGCGGATGCCGGAGATGGACGGCATCGAGGCCACCCGCCTGATCTGCCGAAATCCCGCGCTCAGCGGTGTGCACGTGTTGATTTTGACGACGTTCGACCACGATGAATATGTGTATGGGGCGCTGCAGGCGGGCGCGAGCGGCTTCCTACTCAAGGACAGTCCGGCGGGGGAATTGCTCAACGCCATCCAGGTGGTTGCCGCCGGGGAGGCGCTGCTGTCGCCGAAGGTGACGCGGAAACTGGTGTCGGAGTTCGCCCGGCAACCGCGGCCCGGAAAGCCGATCCCGGGTTCGCTGGACGGTGTGACCGAGCGTGAACGCGAAGTGCTGACGCTCGTCGGCCGCGGGCTGTCGAACGACGAGATCGCCGCGCACCTGGGGTTGAGCGTGGCCACGGTGAAAACGCACGTGGGACGAATCCTGGCGAAGCTGCCCGTCCGCGACCGCGCCCAGCTGGTGATCGTCGCCTACGAGACGGGGCTGATCAACGTGGCTTCCTGA
- a CDS encoding sensor histidine kinase, which produces MDAAQVIRRLRPVELYVLDAVGAAFVVLICLAGAIEAPPGGQPTEPGWVSALTALVIGLPIAVRRRWPTTVAITVTVASSLALGSEVIPSFAAPGPACGLVLAFYTFGAAVRDTRAFLIQGVCCFLISAGMGAPMFFADHSVPAPDSPPPLLTLFFGALMIAPSAILGFAIGERREQNAQRSEQLRREAAIEERLRIARELHDIIAHTMTLIVVKASIGNHVAESQPDAARDALRVIEKTGRAAMYEVRKVLDMLRADTPYTPTPGIDDLPRLVEMASAGDASVTLTVDCPEETAVDTIAESVQLTVYRIVQEAVTNVVKHAAPAHCQVTVLVGADDIRVEVNDDGQRPVRAGKSGQGLIGMRERAALHGGTLSAGPRDGGGFAVTALLPVDGAASGGGR; this is translated from the coding sequence ATGGACGCGGCTCAGGTGATCAGGCGCCTCCGCCCGGTCGAGCTCTACGTTCTCGACGCGGTCGGAGCGGCCTTCGTCGTGCTGATCTGTCTGGCGGGGGCGATCGAGGCGCCGCCGGGCGGTCAGCCCACCGAGCCGGGCTGGGTGTCGGCGCTGACTGCCCTGGTGATCGGCCTGCCGATCGCGGTCCGCCGCCGCTGGCCCACCACGGTGGCGATCACCGTGACGGTGGCTTCCTCCCTCGCGCTGGGGTCGGAGGTCATCCCATCCTTCGCGGCACCGGGGCCGGCCTGCGGGCTCGTCCTGGCCTTTTATACCTTCGGCGCCGCCGTGCGAGACACCCGAGCATTTCTGATCCAGGGGGTCTGCTGCTTCCTGATCAGTGCCGGTATGGGCGCGCCGATGTTCTTCGCGGACCACAGCGTTCCGGCGCCGGACAGCCCGCCGCCGCTGCTGACCTTGTTCTTCGGCGCTCTGATGATCGCGCCGTCCGCGATCCTCGGGTTCGCCATCGGCGAGCGACGGGAACAGAATGCCCAGCGCAGCGAGCAGTTGCGGCGCGAGGCCGCGATCGAGGAACGACTGCGGATCGCGCGGGAGTTGCACGACATCATCGCGCACACGATGACCCTGATCGTGGTGAAGGCATCGATCGGCAACCACGTCGCGGAATCCCAGCCGGACGCGGCACGCGACGCGCTGCGGGTCATCGAGAAAACCGGACGGGCCGCGATGTACGAGGTCCGCAAGGTGCTGGACATGCTGCGGGCGGACACCCCGTATACGCCTACGCCCGGCATCGACGACCTGCCGAGACTGGTCGAGATGGCCTCGGCGGGCGACGCGTCCGTGACACTCACGGTGGACTGCCCGGAGGAGACGGCCGTCGACACGATCGCCGAGTCGGTGCAGCTGACGGTGTATCGGATCGTTCAGGAAGCGGTGACCAACGTGGTGAAACACGCGGCGCCGGCACATTGCCAGGTCACCGTGCTCGTCGGTGCGGATGACATCCGGGTCGAGGTCAACGACGACGGGCAGCGGCCGGTGCGCGCCGGTAAGAGCGGGCAGGGGCTGATCGGGATGCGCGAGCGGGCGGCACTGCACGGCGGAACACTCAGCGCTGGGCCACGGGACGGCGGTGGATTCGCCGTGACGGCCTTGCTTCCGGTCGACGGCGCGGCGAGCGGCGGTGGCCGGTGA
- a CDS encoding class I SAM-dependent methyltransferase, with product MSESGFTPALGRFAPTRFYDPVIALTRERLWRAVTVAHVAPRPGDVIVDVGCGTGSLASMLVRAEPEARIVGVDPDPEVLAIAERKTRAVRWVSGRGDALAGLLGEGTADIVVSSLVLHQCPMPMKRAMLASMAAVLRPGGRLVITDYGLQRTALMRLAFRTVQFADGKADTQPNADGVLPELITAAGFEDVREADVIRTITGSISVYVAERG from the coding sequence ATGAGTGAGAGCGGTTTTACCCCGGCGCTCGGGCGGTTTGCGCCGACGCGGTTCTACGATCCGGTGATTGCGCTGACGCGGGAGCGGCTGTGGCGGGCGGTGACCGTCGCGCACGTGGCGCCGCGGCCTGGTGACGTGATTGTCGACGTTGGCTGTGGCACCGGCTCGCTGGCGTCGATGCTGGTGCGGGCCGAGCCGGAAGCTCGGATCGTCGGGGTGGATCCCGACCCCGAGGTGCTTGCGATCGCGGAGCGGAAGACGCGCGCCGTGCGGTGGGTTTCGGGCCGGGGTGATGCGCTGGCGGGGCTGCTCGGGGAGGGTACTGCGGACATCGTCGTTTCCAGTCTTGTGCTGCATCAGTGCCCGATGCCGATGAAGCGGGCCATGCTCGCGTCGATGGCCGCGGTTCTGCGGCCTGGTGGCCGATTGGTGATCACCGACTACGGGCTTCAGCGGACCGCCCTGATGCGGCTGGCGTTTCGGACGGTGCAGTTCGCGGACGGCAAGGCAGACACCCAGCCGAATGCCGATGGGGTATTGCCGGAGCTGATCACCGCGGCCGGCTTCGAGGATGTCCGCGAAGCTGACGTCATCCGAACGATCACCGGATCAATCTCGGTCTACGTGGCTGAGCGGGGCTGA